In the genome of Cupriavidus malaysiensis, one region contains:
- a CDS encoding tripartite tricarboxylate transporter substrate binding protein, which translates to MSTIDNASRRRFVIAAGITCAAGFAGLPAPAAAQAPAFPSRPIRFIVPFPSGSGTDMTARVFAKKIGELSGQGVVVENKPGGNGFIGVQTLLGAPADGYTVFIGSNSTLSTNAATFRKLPYDPLTDFTPITLLSRGPCLIIVPANSPYHSLKELVDDAHKRPGALNYGTGSVSYTLYSEWLNEQSHMKTTGVPYKGAGDAINGVMAASVDFAVVDASGAIELVKAGRLRALAYTAPQRSPLLPEVPSAPEAGIPDFLAYNWVAAAVSARTPPAVAQRLGELFAQAGASAEVKAYYQRQSTSLILSTPAELREYQKTEIARWKRLASIAKIELQ; encoded by the coding sequence ATGAGCACCATCGACAACGCATCGCGCCGCCGCTTCGTCATCGCGGCCGGCATCACCTGCGCGGCCGGCTTCGCCGGGCTGCCCGCCCCGGCGGCGGCGCAGGCCCCGGCATTCCCCAGCCGTCCCATCCGCTTCATCGTGCCGTTTCCGTCGGGCAGCGGCACCGATATGACGGCACGCGTCTTCGCCAAGAAGATCGGCGAGCTGAGCGGGCAGGGCGTGGTGGTCGAGAACAAGCCCGGCGGCAACGGCTTCATCGGCGTGCAGACGCTGCTCGGCGCTCCCGCCGACGGCTACACGGTATTCATCGGCAGCAACTCGACGCTGTCCACCAATGCCGCCACCTTCCGCAAGCTGCCCTACGATCCGCTCACCGATTTCACGCCGATCACGCTGCTGTCGCGCGGCCCGTGCCTGATCATCGTGCCGGCGAACTCGCCCTACCACTCGCTCAAGGAGCTGGTGGACGACGCGCACAAGCGGCCCGGCGCGCTCAACTACGGCACCGGGTCGGTGTCGTACACCCTGTACAGCGAATGGCTCAACGAGCAGAGCCATATGAAGACCACCGGCGTGCCGTACAAGGGGGCGGGAGATGCCATCAACGGCGTCATGGCAGCGAGCGTCGATTTCGCCGTGGTGGATGCCAGTGGCGCGATCGAGCTGGTCAAGGCGGGCCGGCTGCGCGCGCTGGCCTACACCGCGCCGCAACGCTCGCCGCTGCTGCCCGAGGTGCCGAGCGCCCCCGAAGCGGGGATCCCCGATTTTCTCGCCTACAACTGGGTCGCCGCGGCGGTCTCCGCCAGGACGCCGCCGGCCGTCGCGCAACGGCTGGGAGAGCTGTTCGCGCAGGCGGGCGCCAGCGCGGAGGTCAAGGCCTACTACCAGCGCCAGTCGACCTCGCTGATCCTGTCCACCCCGGCGGAACTGCGGGAGTACCAGAAGACGGAGATCGCGCGCTGGAAGCGCCTGGCATCGATTGCGAAGATCGAACTGCAGTAA
- a CDS encoding LysE family translocator: protein MMEVSWSVFILTSLLVIATPGQDMVLVMSRTLARGTRAGLVTAAGVSVGLIGHTILATLGLGAILQASEWLFTALKLVGAAYLLYLGIGLLRSSGTLEVTADAGRAHSPLRTFAQGAMSNLSNPKVAIFYLAFLPQFVHADAAHPTLGVFVLGLVFACLTFLVKGPVALSAGLLSNWIRRNPRFLTGLHRTSGVVMIGLGLKLAFERRN, encoded by the coding sequence ATGATGGAAGTGTCGTGGTCTGTCTTCATCCTCACCTCTCTGCTGGTGATCGCCACGCCGGGCCAGGACATGGTGCTGGTGATGTCGCGCACGCTGGCGCGCGGCACGCGGGCCGGCCTCGTCACGGCGGCCGGCGTCAGCGTCGGCCTCATCGGCCACACCATTCTCGCCACGCTGGGCCTGGGCGCCATCCTGCAGGCGTCCGAATGGCTGTTCACCGCGCTCAAGCTGGTCGGCGCCGCCTACCTGCTCTATCTCGGCATCGGGCTGCTGCGATCGTCCGGCACCCTGGAAGTGACGGCGGATGCCGGTCGCGCGCACTCGCCGCTGCGCACCTTCGCGCAAGGCGCGATGTCCAATCTTTCCAACCCCAAGGTGGCGATCTTCTACCTGGCCTTCCTGCCGCAGTTCGTGCATGCGGACGCCGCCCATCCGACCCTCGGCGTCTTCGTGCTGGGCCTCGTCTTCGCGTGCCTGACCTTCCTGGTCAAGGGGCCGGTGGCCTTGTCCGCCGGACTGCTGTCGAACTGGATCCGGCGCAATCCGCGCTTCCTGACCGGCCTGCACCGCACCAGCGGCGTGGTGATGATCGGGCTCGGGCTGAAGCTGGCCTTCGAGCGCCGCAACTGA
- a CDS encoding lipid-transfer protein encodes MKRAVHVVGVGMIPFTKPGACDPYHVMGARAARLALEDAGVDYQHVQQAYVGYVYGDSTAGQAAIYGVGLTGIPVFNLNNNCSSGSSALFLARQAVESGLVECAIALGFEQMVPGALKGAYDDRPSPMARFVDTMTAQQGYQPDAPRAAQFFGGAGQDYIEQYGIRADTFGRISVKARQHAARNPLAVFRQTLTLEEVMASPTVFGPLTRYQCCPPTCGAAAAIVCSEPFARKHGLDRRVVIAAQAMTTDTPSTFDSGDMRKVVGYDMTAAAARQVYEAAGVGPEDLDVVELHDCFSANELITYEALGLTPEGTAEKFIVDGDNTYGGRVVTNPSGGLLSKGHPLGATGLAQCAELVWQLRGQADQRQVAGARNALQHNLGLGGACVVTLYQAA; translated from the coding sequence ATGAAACGCGCCGTCCACGTCGTCGGCGTCGGCATGATTCCCTTCACCAAGCCGGGTGCCTGCGATCCCTACCACGTCATGGGCGCGCGGGCGGCGCGGCTGGCGCTGGAGGACGCGGGCGTCGACTACCAGCATGTGCAGCAGGCCTATGTCGGCTATGTCTACGGCGACTCCACCGCCGGACAAGCCGCCATCTACGGCGTCGGGCTGACCGGCATTCCCGTCTTCAACCTCAACAACAACTGTTCCAGCGGCTCCAGCGCGCTGTTCCTGGCGCGCCAGGCGGTGGAGAGCGGCCTGGTGGAGTGCGCGATCGCGCTCGGCTTCGAGCAGATGGTGCCGGGCGCGCTCAAGGGCGCCTACGACGACCGGCCCTCGCCGATGGCGCGCTTCGTCGACACCATGACCGCGCAGCAGGGCTACCAGCCGGACGCGCCGCGCGCGGCGCAGTTCTTCGGCGGCGCGGGGCAGGACTACATCGAGCAGTACGGCATCCGTGCCGACACCTTCGGCCGCATCTCGGTCAAGGCGCGCCAGCACGCGGCGCGCAATCCGCTGGCGGTGTTCCGCCAGACGCTGACGCTGGAGGAGGTGATGGCCTCGCCCACGGTGTTCGGCCCGCTGACGCGCTACCAGTGCTGCCCGCCGACCTGCGGCGCGGCCGCCGCCATCGTCTGCTCGGAGCCGTTCGCGCGCAAGCACGGCCTGGACCGTCGCGTGGTGATCGCGGCCCAGGCCATGACCACCGATACGCCGAGCACCTTCGACAGCGGCGACATGCGCAAGGTGGTGGGCTACGACATGACGGCCGCGGCCGCGCGCCAGGTCTACGAGGCCGCCGGCGTGGGACCGGAGGATCTCGACGTGGTGGAGCTGCACGACTGCTTCAGCGCCAACGAGCTGATCACCTACGAGGCGCTCGGCCTGACGCCGGAAGGCACGGCGGAGAAGTTCATCGTCGACGGCGACAACACCTACGGCGGCCGCGTGGTGACCAATCCCTCGGGCGGGCTGCTGTCCAAGGGGCATCCGCTCGGTGCCACCGGCCTGGCGCAATGCGCCGAACTGGTGTGGCAGCTGCGCGGCCAGGCCGACCAGCGCCAGGTGGCGGGCGCGCGCAACGCGCTGCAGCACAACCTCGGCCTGGGCGGCGCCTGCGTGGTCACGCTGTACCAGGCAGCGTGA
- a CDS encoding SDR family NAD(P)-dependent oxidoreductase, which translates to MTRKLEGKVALVSGSGRGIGREIALKLASEGARVAINDLDAAPAEQTVADIRAAGGEAVACVGSVTEAGFADRFVKQALDSFGGLDIIVNNAGYTWDNVVQKMSDEQWEAMLSVHLTAPFRILRAASGFIREAAKREAEAGRPVFRKVVNISSTSGVYGNAGQANYAAAKAGINGLTRAMAKEWGRYKVNVNSVAFGLIMTRLTEAAADADASIDIAGQQIKVGVNPQVLKNAEALIPLGRGGTPEEAAGAVYMFCIPESNYVSGQVLVCGGGRP; encoded by the coding sequence ATGACTCGCAAACTCGAAGGCAAGGTGGCGCTGGTTTCCGGCTCCGGACGCGGCATCGGCCGCGAGATCGCTCTCAAGCTCGCCAGCGAAGGCGCGCGCGTGGCGATCAACGACCTCGACGCGGCGCCCGCGGAACAGACCGTCGCCGACATCCGCGCGGCCGGCGGCGAGGCGGTGGCCTGCGTCGGCAGCGTGACCGAGGCCGGCTTCGCCGACCGCTTCGTCAAGCAGGCGCTGGACAGCTTCGGCGGGCTCGACATCATCGTCAACAATGCCGGCTACACGTGGGACAACGTGGTGCAGAAGATGAGCGACGAGCAGTGGGAAGCCATGCTCTCGGTGCACCTGACCGCGCCGTTCCGCATCCTGCGCGCCGCCTCCGGCTTCATCCGCGAGGCCGCCAAGCGCGAGGCCGAGGCTGGCCGGCCGGTGTTCCGCAAGGTCGTGAACATCTCCTCCACCTCGGGCGTGTACGGCAACGCGGGGCAGGCCAACTACGCCGCCGCCAAGGCCGGCATCAACGGCCTGACCCGGGCCATGGCCAAGGAATGGGGGCGCTACAAGGTCAATGTCAACAGCGTCGCCTTCGGCCTGATCATGACGCGCCTGACCGAGGCCGCGGCCGACGCCGATGCCAGCATCGACATCGCCGGCCAGCAGATCAAGGTGGGCGTCAACCCGCAGGTGCTCAAGAATGCCGAGGCGCTGATCCCGCTGGGGCGCGGGGGCACGCCGGAGGAGGCGGCCGGCGCGGTCTACATGTTCTGCATCCCGGAGTCCAACTACGTCAGCGGCCAGGTGCTGGTCTGCGGCGGCGGCCGCCCGTGA
- a CDS encoding CaiB/BaiF CoA transferase family protein: MTNQEQSQDLDFPLEGVRVLDLSRVFAGPLCGQVLADFGAEVIKVEHPGRGDDTRDWGMRIGKTETTYYNSMNRNKRSITLDLQSPEGVQIVYDLLPQFDVVIHNFKTGGAEKLGLGYAQLKAIKPELIYCAVSGYDSSGPEAKRPGYDLVIQGEAGLMALNGEASQPPLKFGVAVVDLMTGMYAAQAVLAALFRRERTGKGRLIEMALYDCGVMVTGYYGLDAMLLGRDPARYGNAHPSIVPYGMFDAADGPLIIAVGNNSQFEKFCRQVVERPDIVEDPRYATNVERARNRETLTPLITGVIRGFARDVLLERMSACGIPCGKVAGLHEALTSERTRRGGLLREMPHPVAGSTHVFAPPYRLDGQRLPIRSAPPTLGEGTRAVLQQLLSLSDAQLQDLQARGVLTLPEGQAGA, encoded by the coding sequence GTGACGAACCAAGAGCAATCCCAGGATCTCGACTTCCCGCTGGAAGGCGTGCGTGTACTCGACCTGTCGCGCGTGTTCGCGGGGCCGCTGTGCGGCCAGGTGCTGGCCGACTTCGGCGCCGAGGTGATCAAGGTCGAGCACCCTGGCCGCGGCGACGATACGCGTGACTGGGGCATGCGCATCGGCAAGACCGAGACCACCTACTACAACAGCATGAACCGCAACAAGCGGTCGATCACGCTGGACCTGCAGAGCCCGGAAGGCGTGCAGATCGTCTATGACCTGCTGCCGCAGTTCGACGTGGTGATCCACAACTTCAAGACCGGCGGCGCCGAGAAGCTGGGCCTGGGCTATGCGCAGCTCAAGGCGATCAAGCCGGAGCTGATCTACTGCGCGGTGTCGGGCTACGACAGCAGCGGCCCGGAGGCCAAGCGGCCGGGCTACGACCTGGTCATCCAGGGCGAGGCCGGCCTGATGGCGCTGAACGGCGAGGCCAGCCAGCCGCCGCTGAAGTTCGGCGTGGCGGTGGTGGACCTGATGACCGGCATGTACGCCGCGCAGGCCGTGCTGGCGGCGCTGTTCCGCCGCGAGCGCACCGGCAAGGGCCGCCTGATCGAGATGGCGCTGTACGACTGCGGCGTCATGGTGACCGGCTATTACGGCCTCGATGCCATGCTGCTGGGCCGCGATCCGGCGCGCTATGGCAATGCCCACCCGTCCATCGTGCCCTACGGCATGTTCGATGCCGCGGACGGTCCGCTGATCATCGCGGTGGGCAACAACAGCCAGTTCGAGAAATTCTGCCGCCAGGTGGTCGAGCGCCCCGACATCGTCGAGGACCCGCGCTATGCCACCAACGTGGAGCGGGCCCGGAACCGTGAGACGCTGACACCGCTGATCACCGGCGTGATCCGCGGCTTCGCCCGCGACGTGCTGCTGGAGCGCATGTCGGCCTGCGGCATCCCCTGCGGCAAGGTGGCGGGGCTGCACGAGGCGCTGACCAGCGAGCGCACCCGCCGCGGCGGCCTGCTGCGCGAGATGCCGCATCCGGTGGCGGGCAGCACGCATGTGTTCGCGCCGCCGTACCGGCTGGACGGCCAGCGCCTGCCGATCCGCAGCGCGCCGCCGACGCTGGGCGAGGGCACGCGCGCGGTGCTGCAGCAACTGCTGTCGCTGAGCGACGCGCAATTGCAGGACCTGCAGGCGCGCGGCGTGCTGACGCTGCCGGAGGGCCAGGCGGGCGCCTGA
- a CDS encoding flavin reductase family protein, with product MEIDFSTLTEYQRYKLMASLIVPRPIALVTTLGADGTANAAPFSMFNMLGEEPPIVMISVNRLADGSLKDTAANIVRSGEFVVHLSDEAMANKMHQCGERLPPHVSELARAGLTPAPCAQVAPPRIAEAPVAFECTLWETLETASRQIFIGRVLHLHARDGLIDTERWRVRLQDYFPVGRFGASFYVTTRDRFSLERDADAGVASLSTAIDEM from the coding sequence ATGGAAATCGATTTCAGCACCCTGACCGAGTACCAGCGCTACAAGCTGATGGCGAGCCTGATCGTGCCGCGCCCGATCGCGCTGGTCACCACGCTCGGCGCCGACGGCACGGCCAATGCCGCGCCCTTCTCCATGTTCAACATGCTGGGGGAGGAGCCGCCGATCGTCATGATCAGCGTCAATCGCCTGGCCGACGGCTCGCTCAAGGACACGGCGGCCAATATCGTGCGCAGCGGCGAATTCGTCGTGCACCTGAGCGACGAAGCGATGGCGAACAAGATGCACCAGTGCGGCGAGCGGCTGCCGCCGCACGTCAGCGAGCTGGCGCGCGCGGGACTGACGCCGGCCCCCTGCGCGCAAGTGGCGCCGCCGCGCATCGCCGAGGCGCCGGTGGCCTTCGAATGCACGCTGTGGGAAACGCTGGAGACCGCCAGCCGGCAGATCTTCATCGGGCGCGTGCTGCACCTGCATGCGCGCGACGGCCTGATCGACACCGAGCGCTGGCGCGTGCGCCTGCAGGACTACTTCCCGGTCGGTCGCTTCGGCGCCAGCTTCTACGTGACCACGCGCGACCGCTTCTCGCTGGAGCGGGATGCGGACGCCGGCGTGGCCAGCCTGTCGACAGCGATCGATGAGATGTAG
- a CDS encoding GntR family transcriptional regulator — MPSSPVKKTRAAQQAPAAEQAETEARDADARIYQTIFDGVLNHRLVPGTKLPEPELCQLFGVGRAVVRRVLEKLAHDGIVALRPNKGAVIAEPTPEETRQIFEARRAMERVLVELAVSRVNADDLRELRRQLDEEHDAMHRFDQPSWARLASGFHLRIAALARNPVLQRYLTELVSRCSLIVGLYEPPGHAPCEHDEHAAIVAAIEAGDAAGAVARMEAHLLELEQRIETSRMKGEKSLAQMLGLPQQGKQ, encoded by the coding sequence ATGCCCTCCTCCCCCGTGAAGAAGACCCGCGCCGCACAGCAGGCGCCCGCCGCCGAACAAGCGGAAACGGAGGCGCGCGACGCCGACGCGCGCATCTACCAGACCATTTTCGACGGCGTCCTCAATCACCGCCTGGTGCCCGGCACCAAGCTGCCGGAGCCGGAGCTGTGCCAGTTGTTCGGCGTCGGCCGCGCCGTGGTGCGGCGCGTGCTGGAAAAGCTCGCCCACGACGGCATCGTGGCGCTGCGCCCCAACAAGGGCGCGGTGATCGCCGAGCCGACGCCCGAGGAAACCCGCCAGATCTTCGAAGCCCGCCGCGCCATGGAACGGGTGCTGGTGGAATTGGCCGTGTCGCGCGTGAACGCGGACGACCTGCGCGAGCTGCGCCGGCAGCTCGACGAGGAACACGACGCCATGCACCGCTTCGACCAGCCTTCCTGGGCGCGGCTGGCCAGCGGCTTCCACCTGCGCATCGCCGCGCTGGCGCGCAACCCGGTGCTGCAGCGCTATCTGACCGAACTGGTCTCGCGCTGCTCGCTGATCGTCGGCCTCTACGAGCCGCCCGGGCACGCCCCCTGCGAACATGATGAGCATGCCGCCATCGTCGCCGCCATCGAAGCTGGTGACGCTGCCGGCGCGGTGGCACGGATGGAGGCCCACCTGCTCGAACTCGAGCAGCGGATCGAAACCTCGCGCATGAAGGGCGAGAAGAGCCTGGCCCAGATGCTGGGCCTGCCGCAGCAGGGCAAGCAGTAG
- a CDS encoding polysaccharide deacetylase family protein, whose protein sequence is MTHHPSPPATPRPHAAPAPAPQFGPLRSHGRFPYRPITDADAFRWPGGARLAVYLGFNIEHFAFGEGLGASLGPVSPQPDVLNYSWREYGNRVGVWRCLELFDQFAMPAGVLLNTALYDHCPEVLDACLARGDELIGHGHTNACRQSELDEAGERALLRHCRERIRAHSGQAPAGWLSPWISETMATPDLLAECGYRYTLNWCHDDRPVPMQTRGGPLWAIPYPQELNDIPMIVARQLDGAAFADMIIDHFDEMLAQAGHARHPQPLVMGIALHPYLVGQPYRLRHLRRALAHIAAHRDRGDIWMTTPGAICAAMEAQPPAQDAGAPFTALAASR, encoded by the coding sequence TGCGCAGCCACGGCCGCTTTCCCTACCGCCCGATCACAGACGCCGATGCCTTCCGCTGGCCTGGCGGCGCCCGCCTGGCGGTCTACCTGGGCTTCAATATCGAGCACTTCGCCTTCGGCGAGGGCCTGGGTGCCAGCCTGGGCCCCGTGTCGCCCCAGCCGGACGTGCTCAACTACAGCTGGCGCGAATACGGCAACCGGGTCGGCGTGTGGCGCTGCCTGGAGCTGTTCGACCAGTTCGCCATGCCGGCCGGCGTGCTGCTGAACACCGCGCTGTACGATCACTGCCCCGAGGTGCTCGATGCCTGCCTGGCGCGCGGCGATGAACTGATCGGCCATGGCCATACCAATGCCTGCCGCCAGAGCGAACTCGACGAAGCCGGCGAGCGCGCGCTGCTGCGCCACTGCCGTGAGCGCATCCGCGCGCACAGCGGGCAGGCCCCGGCAGGCTGGCTGTCGCCCTGGATCTCGGAGACGATGGCCACACCGGACCTGTTGGCCGAATGCGGCTACCGCTACACGCTGAACTGGTGCCACGACGACCGGCCGGTGCCGATGCAGACCCGCGGCGGTCCGCTGTGGGCCATTCCCTACCCACAGGAACTCAACGACATCCCCATGATCGTGGCGCGCCAACTCGACGGCGCGGCCTTCGCCGACATGATCATCGACCACTTCGACGAGATGCTGGCGCAGGCCGGCCATGCCCGCCATCCGCAGCCGCTGGTGATGGGCATCGCGCTGCATCCCTACCTGGTCGGCCAGCCTTACCGCCTGCGCCACCTGCGCCGCGCACTGGCGCACATCGCCGCGCACCGCGACCGCGGCGACATCTGGATGACCACGCCCGGCGCCATCTGCGCCGCCATGGAGGCCCAGCCGCCGGCGCAGGACGCGGGCGCACCGTTCACTGCCCTGGCCGCGTCACGCTAA